A region from the Hypanus sabinus isolate sHypSab1 chromosome 22, sHypSab1.hap1, whole genome shotgun sequence genome encodes:
- the hhex gene encoding hematopoietically-expressed homeobox protein hhex, with protein sequence MQYQHPSSSAMSVNLPLYAPTPMQAVHPTPFYIDDILGRSGTPHTTPVTPGPALPSPNSSFTSIASPYRTPIYEPTPIHPAFHHPALTPYGSGAFSAPLYPFARTVNDYTHAFLRQDTLGKPLIWSHFIQRPPHKRKGGQVRFSNDQTIELEKKFETQKYLSPPERKRLAKMLQLSERQVKTWFQNRRAKWRRLKQENPQGSKREESDNSDQSGESQCEKSRERRLSLDQNKAVILNGSHCPTPPSFRQNESEVSDDSEEEVDIDDDRSTYSANAQ encoded by the exons ATGCAATACCAGCACCCCAGCTCCTCCGCCATGAGTGTGAACCTACCGCTTTACGCACCGACCCCGATGCAAGCGGTGCATCCAACCCCATTCTACATCGACGACATTTTGGGGCGCAGTGGAACTCCGCACACGACCCCAGTGACGCCTGGACCGGCTCTGCCCTCCCCAAATTCCTCCTTCACCAGCATAGCTTCTCCGTACCGGACTCCGATCTACGAACCGACTCCAATCCACCCCGCCTTTCACCATCCAGCCCTGACACCGTACGGCAGCGGCGCCTTCTCCGCACCCTTGTACCCCTTTGCCAGGACAGTTAACGACTACACTCATGCATTCCTCAGACAGGACACCCTGG GAAAACCGTTGATATGGAGCCATTTTATTCAAAGGCCGCCGCACAAAAGAAAAGGAGGACAAGTTCGATTCTCGAACGACCAGACCATTGAACTAGAAAAGAAATTTGAGACTCAGAAGTATCTATCGCCACCTGAACGCAAAAGACTCGCAAAAATGTTGCAACTCAGTGAGCGGCAG GTGAAGACTTGGTTTCAGAATCGCAGAGCTAAATGGCGGCGATTGAAGCAG GAAAATCCTCAAGGAAGCAAAAGAGAAGAATCAGACAATTCGGACCAGTCCGGCGAAAGCCAATGTGAGAAGAGCCGGGAAAGGCGCTTGAGTCTCGATCAGAATAAAGCAGTTATACTAAACGGGTCACACTGCCCGACACCCCCATCATTTCGGCAAAATGAATCGGAAGTGTCAGACGACAGTGAAGAAGAGGTGGATATCGATGACGATAGGAGTACTTATTCTGCAAATGCACAATAA